GCGACTGCGCCCAGCACGACGGCAATGTCTACGGCCTCGCCACCCCGGCCCTGGAACAGGCCGATGTGCTCGCCGAGTTGCTGGCCGGTCGGGTGAACGCCCGCTACACCGGCACCCGTTCTCTGACCCGGCTCACGCTGCCCGGCCAGACCGCCTTCGATCTGGCGGCGTTCGGCGAGACCGAGGCGCTCCCGGGCGACGACGTCGTCCAGCTCGCGGACGCCACCCGCGGCACCTATCGCAAGGTCGTCGTCCGCGACGACCGCCTGGTCGGCGGGGTCCTCGTCGGCGAACTCGGCACCGTCGGCGCGCTCGCCCGCGCCTGGGAGGGAGCAGAGCCGCTCCCCTCCGACGGCGGCCCGCTGCTCCACCTGCTCACCAACGATGGAGGCTCCTGAGATGACCGCCACCCCGGGGCCCACCCCCACGATCGTGCTCGTCGGCCACGGCATGGTCGGCCAGCGCTTCCTCGAAGCACTCGCCGAGCGCGGCATGACCGCCACCCACCGCGTGGTCGTGCTGTGCGAGGAGCCGCGTCCCGCGTACGACCGCGTCGCGCTCACCTCGTACTTCTCGGGCAAGACGCCCGAGGACCTCTCCGTGACGGACATGGAGTTCATCGAGACGCACGGCATCGAGCTGTACATCGGCGACCCCGCCGTCGCTGTCGACCGCGAGGCGAAGAAGGTCACCGCGAAGTCCGGGCAGGTCTTCGAGTACGAGACCCTCGTCCTCGCCACCGGCTCCTACCCGTTCGTGCCGCCGGTCCCCAACAAGGACGCCCAGGGCTGTTTCGTCTACCGCACGATCGAGGACCTGCTCGCCATCGAGGAGTACGCGAAGACCCGCACCACCGGTGCCGTGGTCGGCGGCGGTCTGCTCGGTCTGGAGGCGGCCGGCGCGCTGAAGGGGCTCGGACTGACCTCCCACATCGTGGAGTTCGCGCCGCGGCTGATGCCGGTGCAGGTCGACGAGGGCGGTGGCGCGGCGCTGCTGCGCACCATCGAGGAGATGGGTCTGAGCGTCCACACCGGGGTGGGCACGCAGGAGATCGTGGTCGACGAGGCCGGTGCCGTCACCGGCATGAAGCTCTCCGACGGCAGCGAACTCGCCACCGACCTGGTGGTGTTCTCCGCCGGTGTCCGCCCCCGCGACCAGCTGGCCCGTGACTGCGGTCTGACGGTCGGCGAGCGCGGCGGCATCGCGGTCGACGAGCAGTGCCGTACGGTCGCCGACCCGCACGTCTTCGCGATCGGCGAGTGCGCGCTGGCCTCCGACGGCCGGGTGTACGGCCTGGTGGCCCCCGGTTACGAGCAGGCCGAGACGGCCGCCGCGACCATCGCCTCCGACGAGGCCGCCTTCCTCGGCGCGGACCTGTCCACCAAGCTGAAGCTGCTCGGCGTGGACGTCGCCTCCTTCGGTGACGCGCACGGCGCGACCGCGGACTGCCTCGACGTCGTCTACTCCGACTCGCGTGCGGGCCTGTACAAGAAGCTCGTCATCGGCCGCGACGGCACGCTGCTCGGCGGCATCCTGGTCGGCGACGCGGAGGCGTACGGCACCCTGAAGGCGTTCACCGGTTCGGTCCCGCCGGTCAAGCCCGAGTCGCTGGTGCTGCCCGCCGGTGCCGGGGAGTCCGTCCAGCTCGGCCCGACCGCGCTGCCGGACGACGCGATCATCTGTTCCTGCAACAACGTCCGCAAGGGCACGATCCGCGCCGCGGTCACCGACCACCAGTGCACGACCGTGCCCGAGGTGAAGAAGTGCACCAAGGCCGGTACGACCTGCGGCAGTTGCGTCAAGGTGCTCGGCCAGCTGGTCACCGCCGAGCTGGAGGCGTCCGGCGTCGAGGTCGACAAGGGCCTGTGCGGCTGCTTCTCGCAGACCCGCGAGGAGCTCTACGAGATCGTCCTCGCCCTGCGCATCAACACCTACCAGGACCTCCTGGACCGCTACGGCCGCGACGGTGCCAAGGGCGGCGACGGCTGCGAGATCTGCAAGCCGGCGGTCGGCTCGATCATCGCCTCCCTCGCCCCGACCATCGGCGCGAGCGGCTATGTCCTGGACGGCGAGCAGGCGTCCCTGCAGGACTCCAACGACCACTTCCTCGCCAACATCCAGAAGAACGGCTCCTACTCGGTCGTCCCGCGCATCCCCGGCGGTGAGATCACCCCGGAGGGCCTCATCGTGATCGGTGAGATCGCCCGCGACTTCGGCCTCTACACGAAGATCACCGGTGGTCAGCGGATCGACATGTTCGGCGCCCGCGTCGAGCAACTCCCACTGATCTGGACCCGGTTGGTGGACGCCGGCTTCGAGTCCGGCCACGCCTACGGCAAGTCCCTGCGCACGGTGAAGTCCTGCGTCGGCCAGACCTGGTGCCGCTACGGCGTCCAGGACTCGGTCCGCATGGCGATCGACCTGGAGCTGCGCTACCGGGGCCTGAGGTCGCCGCACAAGCTGAAGTCGGCGGTGTCCGGCTGCGCCCGTGAGTGCGCGGAGGCCCAGTCGAAGGACTTCGGCGTCATCGCCACCTCCAACGGCTGGAACCTGTACGTCGGCGGCAACGGCGGCGCGACCCCCCGCCACGCGGACCTGCTGGCCCAGGACCTCTCGGACGCCGAACTGATCAGGCTGATCGACCGGTTCCTGATGTTCTACATCCGCACCGCGGACCGTCTGGAGCGCACCTCGACCTGGCTGGAGCGCATCCCCGGCGGCCTGGACCACGTCCGTGACGTGGTCGTGGAGGACTCCCTCGGCATCTGCGAGGAGCTGGAGTCCCTGATGACGGCCCACGTGGCGCACTACGCCGACGAGTGGGCGACCACCATCAACGACCCCGAGAAGCTCGCCCGGTTCGTGTCCTTCGTGAACGCCCCCGACACCCCCGACCCGGTCGTCGGCTTCGTCCCCGAGCGCGACCAGATCAAGCCCGACCTGCCGCTGCTGACCATCGGCCACCGCCCCCTGGAAGGAAGCGCCCAGCGATGACCCTGGCACCCGAGACCACCGACCTGAAGGTCGAAATCCAGCTGAACGACGACTGGTTCGCGGTCTGCGAGCTGGCCCGGCTGCTCCCCGGCCGGGGCGTGGCGGCCCTGCTGCCCGACGGCCGCCAGGCCGCCCTGTTCCGCGACCGCGCCGGCAACCTGTACGCCATCGACAACCGCGACCCCTTCGGCGGCGCGGCGGTCCTCTCCCGCGGCCTGACCGGCACCCACCAGGGACGGCCGTTCGTGGCCTCGCCACTGCTGAAGCAGCGCTTCGACCTGGAGACCGGGCAGTGCCTGGACGACGAGTCGGTGCGGATCACGACATATGCGGTGCGGGCGGCGTAGAAACCTTTCTTGACCGACCGTTCTCGATAAGTCTAGGCTGCGACACGTGGCCAGGACCAAGGAGTTCGATCCCGAGACCGCGCTGCAGGCAGCTCTGGAGCTGTTCTGGCGGCGCGGCTACGAGGCGACGTCGATGTCCGACCTCGTGGAGCACCTCGGTATCGGGCGGGCCAGCATCTACGCCACCTTCGGCAGCAAGCACGAGCTGTATCTGAGGGCGCTGGACCGCTACGACAGGGCAGGACTCCCGCCGATCGTGCGGGAGCTGTCCCAACCGGGGCCCGCTCTGCCGGCCGTGCGAAGGGTCGTACGGCGGTACGCCACGGAGGCCGCCGACGAACAACTGCGCCGTAACGGTTGCATGGTCACCAACGCGGCGGCCGAACTGGCCCCGCACGACCCGGCGGCCGCGCGACACGTCGAGCGCAACTGGGACCAGTTGGAGACCGTGCTGCACTCGGCGCTGGCCCGCGCGCAGGCGCAGGGCGAACTGCCGGCGGACCGCGACCCGTTGACCCTCGCGAGGATGTTGCTGGTACTGCTCCAGGGGCTGCGTGTCGTCGGCAAGGCGTCGGCGGACCCGGCCCGGGTGCGGGACGCGGCGGAACAGGCATTGGCACTGCTCGACTGAACCC
This portion of the Streptomyces canus genome encodes:
- the nirB gene encoding nitrite reductase large subunit NirB; the protein is MTATPGPTPTIVLVGHGMVGQRFLEALAERGMTATHRVVVLCEEPRPAYDRVALTSYFSGKTPEDLSVTDMEFIETHGIELYIGDPAVAVDREAKKVTAKSGQVFEYETLVLATGSYPFVPPVPNKDAQGCFVYRTIEDLLAIEEYAKTRTTGAVVGGGLLGLEAAGALKGLGLTSHIVEFAPRLMPVQVDEGGGAALLRTIEEMGLSVHTGVGTQEIVVDEAGAVTGMKLSDGSELATDLVVFSAGVRPRDQLARDCGLTVGERGGIAVDEQCRTVADPHVFAIGECALASDGRVYGLVAPGYEQAETAAATIASDEAAFLGADLSTKLKLLGVDVASFGDAHGATADCLDVVYSDSRAGLYKKLVIGRDGTLLGGILVGDAEAYGTLKAFTGSVPPVKPESLVLPAGAGESVQLGPTALPDDAIICSCNNVRKGTIRAAVTDHQCTTVPEVKKCTKAGTTCGSCVKVLGQLVTAELEASGVEVDKGLCGCFSQTREELYEIVLALRINTYQDLLDRYGRDGAKGGDGCEICKPAVGSIIASLAPTIGASGYVLDGEQASLQDSNDHFLANIQKNGSYSVVPRIPGGEITPEGLIVIGEIARDFGLYTKITGGQRIDMFGARVEQLPLIWTRLVDAGFESGHAYGKSLRTVKSCVGQTWCRYGVQDSVRMAIDLELRYRGLRSPHKLKSAVSGCARECAEAQSKDFGVIATSNGWNLYVGGNGGATPRHADLLAQDLSDAELIRLIDRFLMFYIRTADRLERTSTWLERIPGGLDHVRDVVVEDSLGICEELESLMTAHVAHYADEWATTINDPEKLARFVSFVNAPDTPDPVVGFVPERDQIKPDLPLLTIGHRPLEGSAQR
- the nirD gene encoding nitrite reductase small subunit NirD, producing the protein MTLAPETTDLKVEIQLNDDWFAVCELARLLPGRGVAALLPDGRQAALFRDRAGNLYAIDNRDPFGGAAVLSRGLTGTHQGRPFVASPLLKQRFDLETGQCLDDESVRITTYAVRAA
- a CDS encoding TetR/AcrR family transcriptional regulator; its protein translation is MARTKEFDPETALQAALELFWRRGYEATSMSDLVEHLGIGRASIYATFGSKHELYLRALDRYDRAGLPPIVRELSQPGPALPAVRRVVRRYATEAADEQLRRNGCMVTNAAAELAPHDPAAARHVERNWDQLETVLHSALARAQAQGELPADRDPLTLARMLLVLLQGLRVVGKASADPARVRDAAEQALALLD